The proteins below come from a single Metarhizium brunneum chromosome 1, complete sequence genomic window:
- the PRD1_1 gene encoding Saccharolysin — translation MAGAQYQNPPQAPPLFTGTTESVVADINKNNELTKSILDKVVADVKPANAIFDSVLEPGLVNENELGRSYRVAQFYQYVSASKELREASTKAQEISDEFNIELKMREDIFKLVDAAFETRDSQKLDGESLHLLQKERQKYIRNGLLLPAGPQRDRFKEIQKRLSLLCLQSQKNLNDEMGGVWFTPEQLEGVPPDDIDISGLEKGTGENEGKVKVTFKYNHFFPMSKYAIHEDTRRTYVIAESNKVNNNVPLFREIIALRDEAARMLGFPDHASLVISEKMAKTSGRVMEFLGDLRERLAPGGVKEADRLLQYKKEDCEARGAPFDGNLYMWDVPFYSRIMKEKEYSVDEAEISQYFPVDSTYQGMIKIFEQIFGFVFVELSKEDRARLSPTGKAEDMTWHEDVIVYSVWDDEAAGSGFCGYLYLDLHPRDNKYGHNANFNIEPGYLNKDGTRNYPATALVCNFSKPSATKPGLLKHHEVITLFHELGHGIHDLAARTKYSYFHGTSVAGDFVEAPSQMLENWCWTPSVLKFLSRRWDTNEKIPDDMIEKLVKTKHFNSATSNLTQLLYGLFDMTVHTPKSHEEAKNMPIARVWNEFRRDITGIKGPEAQGQGLEWGNRFATIGHYTGGYDAGYYGYLYSQVFSLDMFHSFFKKDPMDGKEGRRYRKLVLGRGGSQEELQTLKDFLGREPNTEAFYQELGLA, via the exons ATGGCCGGTGCTCAGTACCAGAACCCGCCTCAGGCACCACCGCTCTTCACCGGCACCACCGAGTCAGTTGTTGCCGATATCAACAAGAACAATGAGCTCACAAAGAGTATTTTGGACAAGGTAGTGGCTGATGTGAAGCCCGCAAATGCCATCTTTGACAGTGTCCTCGAACCGGGTCTGGTGAACGAGAACGAGCTGGGGCGAAGCTACCGCGTTGCCCAGTTCTACCAGTATGTCTCTGCCAGCAAGGAGCTCAGAGAAGCTTCGACAAAGGCCCAGGAAATTTCCGACGAGTTCAATATCGAACTCAAGATGAGAGAGGATATATTCAAACTGGTCGATGCTGCATTCGAAACCCGCGACTCCCAAAAGCTGGATGGCGAGTCTCTGCACCTTTTGCAGAAGGAACGCCAAAAGTATATCCGTAATGGCCTTCTACTGCCAGCTGGCCCCCAGAGGGACCGCTTCAAGGAAATTCAGAAGCGTCTTAGTTTGCTGTGTCTTCAGAGCCAGAAGAACCTGAACGACGAGATGGGCGGTGTCTGGTTCACCCCTGAGCAGCTTGAGGGTGTCCCTCCTGATGATATTGATATTAGCGGGCTCGAAAAGGGCACCGGAGAGAACGagggcaaggtcaaggtcacTTTCAAGTACAATCATTTCTTCCCAATGAGCAAGTATGCTATCCATGAGGACACTAGACGCACCTATGTCATTGCCGAATccaacaaggtcaacaacAATGTTCCCTTGTTCCGTGAAATCATTGCCCTTCGAGACGAGGCCGCTCGTATGCTTGGTTTCCCGGACCACGCTAGCCTGGTCATTTCCgagaagatggccaagactTCAGGTAGAGTCATGGAATTTCTAGGCGATCTGCGCGAGCGACTTGCCCCAGGAGGTGTAAAGGAGGCCGATCGCCTTCTCCAGTACAAGAAGGAGGATTGTGAGGCGCGGGGTGCACCATTCGACGGTAACTTGTACATGTGGGATGTTCCCTTCTACTCGAGGATTATGAAGGAGAAGGAATACAGTGTGGATGAGGCTGAAATTTCTCAATATTTCCCTGTTGATAGCACATACCAGGGCATGATCAAAATCTTTGAGCAGATCTTCGGGTTTGTCTTTGTTGAGCTTAGCAAGGAGGACCGCGCTAGACTCAGCCCTACTGGCAAGGCAGAAGACATGACCTGGCACGAGGATGTTATTGTCTATTCTGTCTGGGACGATGAGGCTGCTGGCAGTGGATTCTGCGGATACTTGTACCTGGATCTCCACCCCAGAGATAACAAGTACGGCCACAATGCCAACTTCAACATCGAGCCTGGCTACCTGAACAAGGACGGAACTCGCAACTACCCTGCGACTGCCCTGGTATGCAATTTCAGCAAGCCTAGTGCAACTAAGCCCGGTCTTCTGAAGCACCATGAGGTAATCACTCTCTTCCACGagctcggccacggcatccaCGACCTAGCTGCTCGCACCAAATACAGCTACTTCCATGGCACCAGTGTTGCTGGTGACTTTGTCGAAGCCCCCAGTCAGATGCTAGAGAACTGGTGCTGGACACCCAGTGTCCTGAAGTTCCTCTCTCGACGTTGGGACACAAACGAGAAGATCCCCGATGATATGATTGAGAAATTGGTCAAGACCAAGCACTTCAACTCGGCCACCTCCAACCTTACGCAATTACTCTACGGTCTTTTCGATATGACCGTCCATACTCCCAAGTCTCACGAAGAGGCTAAGAATATGCCCATTGCCAGAGTGTGGAACGAGTTCCGTCGTGATATTACTGGAATCAAGGGTCCCGAGGCCCAGGGACAAGGACT TGAATGGGGTAATCGATTCGCTACCATTGGGCATTACACTGGTGGATACGATGCCGGATATTACGGCTACCTGTACTCGCAGGTCTTCTCCCTCGACATGTTCCACTCATTTTTTAAGAAGGACCCCATGGATGGCAAGGAAGGTCGTAGATACCGGAAGCTAGTTCTAGGCCGTGGCGGCAGCCAGGAAGAGCTACAGACCTTGAAGGACTTTTTGGGCAGAGAACCCAATACTGAGGCTTTCTACCAAGAACTCGGTCTAGCGTGA
- the hgh1 gene encoding Protein HGH1: MPTELEELVGFIAHPNPQIRLAATENLVPYSTSEPVIFKTEEMKPIKNLKLLIRDHPKIAEHVLTMLINLSGDPEILEDLANDDKFIGVVLDHIVGQGEPNANLLAMLLANLAKLDSFESILERKQTAPSALGSDDSIMNQLMDLFVKGQDGAYNKKANFDYLAYVFADLSKHEKVRQYFLTEQKYDGVIPLTKIRVFTEHESDVRRKGVASTIKNVAFDIDSHPVFLDEDGINLLPYVLLPITGNEEYEVEDTMEMLPDLQLLSPDKKRDSDKKNIQTHIETLTLLTTTREGRELMRRVKVYPIVRETHLRVDDEGVREACERLVQVLMRDEEGEEGGASSQVQEVDEDDEIVEV; the protein is encoded by the exons ATGCCCACAGAACTGGAAGAG CTTGTGGGCTTCATTGCTCATCCCAACCCACAGATTCGGCTGGCGGCCACCGAGAATCTAGTGCCATACTCAACGTCGGAGCCTGTAATATTTAAAACGGAAGAGATGAAACCCATTAAAAACTTGAAGCTTTTGATTCGGGATCATCCG AAAATTGCCGAACATGTCCTGACCATGTTGATCAACCTATCAGGAGACCCTGAGATTTTGGAGGACTTGGCAAACGATGACAAGTTCATCGGTGTGGTATTAGACCACATAGTT GGCCAAGGGGAGCCCAACGCCAACTTATTAGCCATGCTTCTCGCGAATCTAGCCAAACTTGATAGTTTCGAGTCCATCCTGGAAAGAAAGCAAACTGCCCCCTCGGCCCTCGGCTCCGACGACTCCATTATGAACCAGCTCATGGACCTCTTCGTCAAGGGCCAGGACGGCGCATACAACAAGAAGGCCAACTTTGACTACCTAGCCTATGTGTTCGCTGACTTGTCCAAACATGAGAAAGTCCGACAATATTTCCTCACGGAGCAGAAATACGACGGGGTCATCCCCCTCACCAAGATCAGAGTCTTCACAGAGCACGAATCGGACGTCAGGCGGAAAGGTGTAGCGAGTACCATCAAAAACGTCGCCTTTGATATCGACTCCCACCCTGTGTTTCTAGACGAGGATGGCATCAATCTCCTGCCCTATGTGCTGCTTCCTATTACCGGAAATGAAGAGTATGAGGTGGAGGATACGATGGAGATGCTGCCGGACCTGCAGCTTCTATCGCCGGACAAAAAGAGGGACTCGGATAAGAAGAATATCCAGACGCATATTGAGACGTTGACGctgttgacgacgacgagagaAGGCAGGGAACTGATGAGAAGAGTCAAGGTGTATCCAATCGTTAGAGAGACGCATTTACGGGTGGATGATGAGGGCGTTAGAGAGGCTTGCGAGCGGTTGGTGCAGGTTTTGATGAGGGATGAAGAGGGGGAAGAGGGCGGTGCAAGTAGTCAGGTACAGGAAgtggatgaggatgacgagatTGTTGAAGTGTAA